A genomic window from Purpureocillium takamizusanense chromosome 2, complete sequence includes:
- a CDS encoding uncharacterized protein (TransMembrane:1 (n3-14c21/22o401-419i)~COG:U~EggNog:ENOG503NUWN~SECRETED:SignalP(1-21~SECRETED:cutsite=AQA-QW~SECRETED:prob=0.9553)), whose product MRAIGLSAALAALLAGNVAQAQWLINELSFGHSGRLDHDGHGKIPGFTISGQPHQPELLSNKIILTPVAPGNQRGAIWADSPLTRSAWTADVDFRANGPERGNGNLNIWLARQGSRDIGSNSIYTVGKFEGLGLVIDTHGGATGMVRGFLNDGSVDYVHQHNVDKLAFGHCYYQYRNLGRPSQIKFRQTHSSFRVDIDGTLCFETDKVSIPPGYHFGLSAATPDTPDSFEVFKMVVMSESTVSGEDHHDKQQKINYESRQTRSPGGAQEDPEAGNIMPDQPAEMYTTSSAQFQDLHNRLQSATHLLNAVHRTNLQHRKKSDDDQEDIKHTLHELREQLLHSNRNDDLNHRIRELESEVRSLRDEIHNKLSAHQDDLHRYLGQHHTLLSHTVTSSMPGHGKLIFIIVGTQALLVTAYVLYKKRKANSPKKYL is encoded by the exons ATGCGTGCGATTGGCCTctccgcggcgctggcagcTCTGCTCGCCGGCAATGTTGCCCAGGCGCAGTGGCTCATCAACGAGCTTAGCTTTGGGCATTCTGGACG GCTCGATCACGATGGCCACGGCAAGATCCCGGGGTTCACCATCTCCGGCCAGCCGCACCAGCCCGAGCTGCTGTCCAACAAGATCATCCTCACGCCCGTAGCCCCCGGCAACCAGAGAGGTGCCATCTGGGCAGACTCGCCCCTGACGCGGTCGGCGTGGACCGCCGATGTCGACTTTCGCGCCAACGGGCCCGAGCGAGGGAACGGCAATCTCAACATCTGGCTCGCGCGCCAAGGCAGCCGCGACATTGGCTCCAACAGCATTTACACGGTGGGCAAGTTTGAGGGCCTGGGACTGGTCATTGACACGCACGGAGGCGCAACCGGCATGGTTCGGGGCTTCCTCAACGACGGAAGCGTGGACTATGTACACCAGCACAACGTGGACAAGCTGGCGTTTGGCCACTGCTACTACCAGTACCGCAACCTGGGTCGGCCGTCGCAGATCAAGTTCCGGCAGACGCATTCCTCGTTCCGGGTCGACATTGACGGCACTCTGTGTTTCGAGACGGACAAGGTTAGCATCCCGCCGGGCTATCACTTCGGactctcggcggcgacgcccgacACGCCCGACTCGTTTGAGGTCTTTAAGATGGTGGTCATGTCTGAGTCGACTGTTTCCGGCGAGGACCATCACGACAAGCAACAGAAGATCAACTACGAGTCGCGGCAAACACGATCGCCGGGTGGCGCTCAAGAGGACCCCGAGGCCGGCAACATCATGCCCGATCAACCGGCCGAGATGTacacgacgtcgtcggcccagTTCCAGGACCTCCACAACCGCCTGCAGTCGGCGACGCACCTTCTCAACGCCGTGCACCGGACCAACCTGCAGCACAGGAAGAAGTCTGATGACGATCAGGAGGATATCAAGCACACTCTCCATGAGCTGCGTGAGCAGCTGTTGCATTCGAACCGCAACGACGACCTGAACCACCGGATCAGGGAGTTGGAGAGCGAGGTGCGGtccctgcgcgacgagatCCACAACAAGCTGTCCGCACACCAGGATGACTTGCACCGGTACTTGGGTCAGCACCACACTCTACTGAGCCACACGGTGACGAGCAGCATGCCGGGTCACGGCAAGCTCATCTTTATTATTGTGGGTACGCAGGCGCTCCTGGTGACGGCGTATGTCCTGtacaagaagcgcaaggcgaACAGCCCCAAGAAGTATCTTTGA
- a CDS encoding tRNA (carboxymethyluridine(34)-5-O)-methyltransferase (COG:L~EggNog:ENOG503P7Z4) yields MPAVAAAAAAAAAEPPRVQKWDNGLTLIHDFISPEQEAAIISAFHEDHRPSSLAATTAAAATEAASKKRLSQHFGFHFDYTTFGASETVFTPLPGYMDDILARLPVRGDGLPDQFTVQYYPPGAGIPPHVDTHSLFGEALYSLSLGSAVPIKFRRCGARDARRMRLPKRSLAASKPNEKEERETSTTTSPLPTTAPEASDAGDDAEDAAGDEMELFLPPRSLLLMMGPARYGYTHGIRARKTDVVAGRTVARTGRYSITMRSVKRGAGIGCACDFPGVCDARIAEEEEEEAARASKDKSLS; encoded by the coding sequence ATGCcggctgttgccgccgccgccgccgccgccgccgccgagcccccgCGGGTCCAGAAATGGGACAATGGACTGACGCTCATCCACGACTTCATCAGCCCCGAGCAAGAGGCCGCCATCATATCCGCCTTTCACGAGGACCACCGGCCATCATCATtagcagcaacaacagcagcagcagccacggaGGCGGCATCCAAGAAGCGCCTCAGCCAGCACTTTGGCTTCCACTTCGACTACACCACCTTTGGCGCGTCCGAGACCGTCTTCACACCGCTGCCGGGCTACATGGACGACATCCTCGCGCGGCTGCCGgtccgcggcgacgggctgccaGACCAGTTCACCGTGCAGTACTACCCCCCGGGGGCCGGTATCCCGCCGCACGTCGACACGCACTCTCTGTTCGGCGAGGCCCTGTACAGCCTCTCGCTGGGGAGCGCCGTGCCCATCAAGTTTCGCcggtgcggcgcgcgggatgcgcggcggatgcggcTCCCCAAGCGGTCCCTAGCCGCCTCCAAACCCAacgagaaggaggagagggagacctcgacgacgacttcgccgctgccgaccaCGGCTCCAGAAGCGTCCGATGCAGGAGACGACGCagaggacgcggcgggcgacgagatggaGCTGTTTCTTCCGCCGCGGTCGCTGCTGCTTATGATGGGCCCTGCTAGGTACGGCTACACGCATGGCATTAGGGCGCGGAAAACGgacgtcgtggccggccgcACCGTCGCCCGGACGGGGAGGTATTCCATCACCATGCGCAGCGTTAAGAGGGGCGCCGGCATTGGCTGCGCGTGCGACTTTCCTGGCGTGTGCGACGCGCGGAtcgcggaggaggaggaggaggaggcagcgcGTGCGTCCAAGGACAAGTCGTTGTCATGa